GGTACACGTATTTTTAGACGATATTACCGTAACGGGGAGAAATGATCAAGAGCATTTTGAAAGGTTAGAATTAGTATTACAGAGACTAGAAGAATATGGTCTCAGAGTAAATAAGcggaaaagtgaattttttaagaaatctgtgAATTATTGTGGTCatacaattgataaatttggcctccacaaaacacaagaaaaaatcGATGCAATTACGAAGGTACCAGTTCCAAAAACTGTATCTGATTTGAAGAGTTTTTTGGGGTTAGTCAATTACTACGGAAAATTTATTCCCAACTTATCTACTCGTGTCGCTCCTTTCAATAAATTACTGCAGAAAGGTACTAAATTTTTGTGGACTGCAGAATGTGAAAAAGCTTTCAAGgcattgaaacaagaaattgcTTCAGACCGAATTTTATGCCATTATGATCCTAAGTTACCTCTTGTATTACAAACTGATGCATCACCAGTTGGAATAGGAGCAGTTTTAAGTCACATTATGCCAGATGGTTCAGAAAAACCAGCAATGTTTGCATCAAGGTCATTGACTAAAACGGAACGTAATTATTCGCAGATAGACAAGGAAGCATTGAGTATCGTATGGGGAGTAAAgagattttatcaatatttatttggtCGACATTTTGATCTCGTAACCGATCATAAACCCCTAGTATCAATTTTCGCACCTAATCGTAGTTTACCATGTCTATCAGCAACACGAATGGTTCATTATGCACTTTTTCTCCAAGCATTCAGTTATACAATCAAGTATCGAAACACAAAGAATCATGGCAATGCAGATGCACTTTCACGGTTACCACTAGCAGTTGACAAGGGCTGTGAGTACTTGACTGAAGCAGACGTGACAAATATTTCGCAAGTTGAATTAATGCCTGTTACAGCAACCGACATAGCTAGAGCTACTAAAACTGATAGGAAATTGTTCGAActgtatgaaagtttaaaatctgGAACTGAATTACCTGTGCCTTGGAAAGGTAGAGAATctgaattttcattgcaaaatggaTGCATAATGTATGGTCATAGAGTATGCATTCCTGAAAAGTACCAGAATCAAGTTTTGGAAGAACTTCATGTTGGACATCCTGGAATTGTCAAAATGAAGGCCTTAGCTAGAAGCTACTGCTATTGGCAAGGTATGGATGCCAGTATAGCCAATTTTGTTCAGAACTGTTCAGCTTGTATCGCAACGAGGAACGAACCAGCAAGGATAAATCGACATCCGTGGGAATGGCCAAATGGACCTTGGCAAAGGATACACGTTGACTACGCTGGTCCTTTTATgggtaaaatgttttttgtagtcTCTGATGCATATTCGAAGTGGATAGAAGTCATTCcgatgaaaaatattacagctaGTTTTACAATTCATCATCTTCGTATTCTTTTTGCTCATTATGGAATTCCCTTAACTTTGGTTAGTGATAACGGCGCAAGTTTTACTAGTTacgaatttcgacattttttgaaactgaataatattaaacatataacttcAGCACCTTACCATCCTGCTTCGAACGGACAGGCAGAAAGAATAGTGCAGTTGTTCAAAGCTTCGTTGAATTCCAGTAGAGGTGATTCTGGAGATCTAAAtgtgaaattacaaagatttttattacagtatagaATAACTCCACATTCACTCACGGGAGAAACTCCGAGTGCCTTGTTTTTGAAGAGATGTATTCGCACTAGGCTTGatctttttaaaccaaatttgagaGACAAAGTTGTTCAGAAACAGAGTTCGAGACTTAACACAGAATCTATCTTGCGTGAGTTTCAGGAAGGGGAGAAAGTAGCCGTAAGAAATTATTCCGGACCTAACAAATGGAAAATTGGAACAATTATAAACCGAGATGGAACTTTGAGTTATAGCATACAAgttggaaatgaaatttggaagAGACACGTAGATCAAATAAGGAAATGTGGGAAGTCGATTGAATTATCCCAAGCTGATACTGAAATTCCAATTTAcg
Above is a genomic segment from Argiope bruennichi chromosome 1, qqArgBrue1.1, whole genome shotgun sequence containing:
- the LOC129973095 gene encoding uncharacterized protein K02A2.6-like codes for the protein MTKELATRMGSSNISFESYDASVEDWSSYVERLESYFVVNGIEDKMKVPAILSLMGATTYKLLKNLATPNIPSELTYQDIVKLLSEHLNPKPLEMTERFRFYKRKQFEGESIANYCAEFQKLSIHCNFGNNLSTMLRDKLVMGLKNENIQKKLLAEDKLTYEKAKSIAFAMESAQRDVREIQNQMVSIKKLHSSQDKTIKKDFSKFKKSEPTKKFDKSRKCYRCDSTQHLAHECKHKNTQCRNCLKNGHLAKVCRSKRNETVKQIESCSETVPVNSVKSPQHARDKILLEIFVEGNKCLFELDTGAAISCMNVNEFKKLCPDVAIKPTKLLLRNFDNSMITAAGQAVVQIQYKDQINTETIYLVHAKVNAVFGREWLRNFQLDWSSIKAVRVGNCNSRTNKLNILLQKYENIFSPGIGKLEKFCCRLQMKPNYKPVFFKPRPVPFALKGRIETELKRLVAEDIIEPVTYSEWATPIVPVIKQNGNLRICGDYKVTINSGLKIEQYPLPRIEDIFAELAGGEFFTKIDLSEAYLQMLVDERDRHLLTINTHKGLFRYKRMNYGIALAPAVWQRAIEQVLSGIAGVHVFLDDITVTGRNDQEHFERLELVLQRLEEYGLRVNKRKSEFFKKSVNYCGHTIDKFGLHKTQEKIDAITKVPVPKTVSDLKSFLGLVNYYGKFIPNLSTRVAPFNKLLQKGTKFLWTAECEKAFKALKQEIASDRILCHYDPKLPLVLQTDASPVGIGAVLSHIMPDGSEKPAMFASRSLTKTERNYSQIDKEALSIVWGVKRFYQYLFGRHFDLVTDHKPLVSIFAPNRSLPCLSATRMVHYALFLQAFSYTIKYRNTKNHGNADALSRLPLAVDKGCEYLTEADVTNISQVELMPVTATDIARATKTDRKLFELYESLKSGTELPVPWKGRESEFSLQNGCIMYGHRVCIPEKYQNQVLEELHVGHPGIVKMKALARSYCYWQGMDASIANFVQNCSACIATRNEPARINRHPWEWPNGPWQRIHVDYAGPFMGKMFFVVSDAYSKWIEVIPMKNITASFTIHHLRILFAHYGIPLTLVSDNGASFTSYEFRHFLKLNNIKHITSAPYHPASNGQAERIVQLFKASLNSSRGDSGDLNVKLQRFLLQYRITPHSLTGETPSALFLKRCIRTRLDLFKPNLRDKVVQKQSSRLNTESILREFQEGEKVAVRNYSGPNKWKIGTIINRDGTLSYSIQVGNEIWKRHVDQIRKCGKSIELSQADTEIPIYDKELNFPDEPVSDDVAESEPPAPVPEVVPEPKDVPVSATPSDEMPPGPVPDASGKPKTDVPLRRSNRIRRPPERLVL